ATAGCATGAgtgtggtgtagatgggctgggcgTAAGATAGTAAACTGTGTTGATTGAGGTGGGTTGGGGAGGAAGATGCAGTGCTAACTCTAGCATTTTTTCTACCCACAAGTCCTCCCTCTGTGGCATCACCTGCTGTGCTCTTCATTTAAAGACTGCCTTGCCAGTTGTGTTCACAACCCACcttgctttaatttcctttatatgGACAGTAATTTGTACCAAATTGAGCACTCTCAATCTTTTTGAAAAGATGGCTCCTATGTGCTACATATGATGTACTTAGATTTTTGTAAAGCCTACGACACAGTTTTGAATAGATGACTAATAAATAAATGTCCTTTGTATGGACCCTAAAATGACTTACTAGGTTAGGATGTGGTTAGAGTGGAAGGTTTAGAGGGTATTGGTAAATGGAActtactctgaggaaagggaggaggggaaggggatcagGAGGGACAGCTGATCCAGTGGTGTGACTAGGTGGTTCAACAAGTTTCTGAACTGCTAAAAGTTAATGCACGGGTTTGCTCTATTAGTCCAGGCATGTAACAGGGTGACTGCATTAGTTCTCTGCCCTATGCAATAAATGGATGACAGATGAAGGCCATGCCCTCTACATTTACAGCACAGGCTTTGTACGTACCACACATTAATTCTTGCTGTTAACATCTGGTTAGTGCGCATCCTATACATCTTCATAAAAGAGACCCAATATTATTTGtacttttatttataaaataatttccctTAACTATCCTCCAGGTTTGATGCCCTTTGAGGcaatttatagaaaaaaaatcGAATCCCCCCCCTTCCTTGCAGAACGCATTCCTAAAATCCCTTATCTCCTCCCAAAAATGTTTCAAATACCACTGCTATTGTCATCTTATCTAAGTAgaaataagactctggtgagacctcatttagaatattgtgtacaattctggagactgtgccttctaaaagatataaaaaggatagagttggtccagaggaaagctctAAAATGGTGCATGATCTTCATAGGCGTATGGgtaaagacttaaagatctcaatatatactgtatactttggaggaaaggcggaaaaggggagatatgatagaggcatttaaacacctacgtggcataaatgtgcatgagttgagtctctttcatttgaaaggaagttctggaatgagagggcataggataaagttgagaggtgataagctcaggagtaatctaaggaaatacttttctacagaaagggtggtagatgcgtggaacagtctcccggtagaggtcgtggagacagagactgtgtctgaattcaaagaaaacctgggataggcacatgggaccttttagagaggaagagataatggttcctgcggatgggcagactggatgggccatttgacctttatctgccttgatgtttctgtttctataaaaTGTTCCTCTCATTTCAAAGAACTTGTTATCTCCAGTTCTCATAGCTGGCATCACTTCTTGTAACAATGCAAGGTCAATGGGAGCTCATCTTTCCCTGCTGCTGTAGATCAAAACATTGTCTTCAGCATTAGACTTGGCCACTAGCGTATTTTCTGTCTTGCAGTAGAGCCCTCCTATTTCAGCCAGCTTTTGGGTATCATCTGAGGGGACCTATGCAGGGGAGCTAGCACTTTCATTGCTAATTGGCAGATGCAGACAACCACATCTCAGGGCTAAGTAACATCtcaggggtaggggtgggggtggggattgcTACTGTTCCATCAAGACTAACTCAGATTACAGCAGTGTGAGAAACAAGTTGGTCTAttagtccccctcccccccccccacacacacacatactgtcTCTCTATAACACATGTACATAAATGTTTCATTATATATTTGCATGATGTAGAATAGTGAATACACAGGTTGATTCAGACATAAAGTGATCCTGCAATAATTTCAgtaaacatagtaacacagtaaatgacagcaggtacttaacaaaataagataacactcttttcaaccacaatggcaaaataacgctcagaaattaggaagttgtttggtttggctgaaaacttttcagcaccccctcatagcttATCTCTATGTCTGTTTTTGAGTTAAGAAATCCATTTAAATTATCATTTGAACAGAGACACTCTTTGCTTTTATTCCTCCCACTTGGCATAAAAGAATCAGTATGCTTACtgcacactttttttaaaaatttaatcacTGCTTTTGTCAATTATCACCTCCACCAGGCATCCGCCACCCTTTCTGTTAATATATTTCCCAATGTTGATGTCAAATTTACTTGCAATTTCACATCAGTTTCCCCATCTTTGGGAGAGGTTTGTTTTttcattaatatctttcaagtatttatacatctgtatcatatctcccttgtctctcCTCTTATAGATTATACATATAGGTTCTTGTCGACTTACGATCGCAATTGGTTCCAACTGACAGGTCGCAAGTTGATCTGGACATAAATCGGCCTATGTTAATACAGTATGTGTATCCTACACAAAAATAAGGTTCCTCTTTTTATCAAAGTAACTTAGTATTGTGCAGGATTGGTGgagttaaataaataatttataaaactaactatactaactattttttactcctccccgcataccttttccctggtggtccagcggtgtatcctgcACTGAGCCTCTCCTGCCGATGCCAGTGGTCAGAAGCCAGCAGTGCACCCTGGCCGGCATGTGCAGGAGCAAGTTTTTGGAGCTCCTGCCTGGCCCTAAgcagctttctgaatggctgccgcaagAACCGCAAGTCCGTGAGAACTGGCAGCAGTGTTTCAGTGAGCGGAGCAGGGTGGGGTGGGAGTTCCAAAAActtgaaagcatcttgaatttttcctttaccagatgtttgttgagatcgcgaagatccagaattggtctgagatctcctggttttttgggtactagaaaataacgggagtagaatccctgccccttttgatctagaggaacttcttctatagcgtttagaaggaggagggattggacttcCTGGAtcaggagggcagattgaggactgttcaaagcagactcttttggcaggctttggggcggaagagtctgaaagttgagagagtagccgtggcggatgatgttgaggacccattggtccgaagtgataacttcccaccggctgaggaacagagagagacgacctcctataggttgaggcaggagagtagatataggagtactggctatactttggagaattaagtcaaaagggctgtgccttctgctgtggaggtggcttcacaggctgctgttgctgctgctgtctgggaggctgacgtgcCAGCCCGGGTGCGCTGCTGGCTTCTGACCGCTGACATCGGCAGGAGGGGCTCAGTGcgggatacaccgctggaccaccagggaaaaggtacgcggggaggggtaaaaaatagtATGGGCTAGAATGGGAGATGGGGGAAATGCATTGTAAAGTTGAACCGTCGTAAGTTgcataggtcgtaagtcgacgaggaCCTGTATTTAGCTCTTCATGACTCTTCTCGTATGTCTTCTGACATGTGccatttttgttgttttcttctgaaCCACTTCTGTATATaaagtacttgtatgtaataaatgtaaactgctttgattgtgccACAGAAAAGTTGAATATCAAATTCATGACTCTTTACCCTTCTGTGCAGTTTCCACTTCCATCTGTGTGTTACATCTCTAttgagatatggcctccaaacatCAACAGAAATACTCCAGttgaggcctcaccaatgacctgcacAGGGTTCATTAGCTTAGCATCTCTTTacttctgctggttatgcttcTTTATGTGCAACCTAGTTTCTTAATGGATTTTGCCATTGCTTTGTCATATCATTTTGCAACCTTGAGATCCTGAGATATCGCCATGAAGTCTCCTAGTCCATGAACATCAGTCTATCACCCTATATCGTATACAGCTCTATCAGATTTCCCCAAATTCATTGACTTAATCGGCAAGCATTGCCATTCATATTTTTGTAGAACACTTCTTATGTTGTCTGTGCTCCCTGGGGTGTTGgctctgttgcaaatctttgtGTTATACAGAACAAGGCAAGCTTTCTAAGCTTTCAATAATTTAtgtcacaaatatattgaacagaattggccccaggATTAAGCAATGAGGCACACCTTTTACCTTTCTTTTCTCTAAGGAGTATTCCTTTTGCAACCCTGTCAGTCAATCAATTTCTGATCCAGTTCACTGTCTTGGGAGCCATCCCCAAGCTTCTCAATTTATTCATAagcttcctatgaggaacagtatcaaaggctttgctgaaatcctctaagtcaggggtgtccaatgtcggtcctcggccgcaatccagtcgggttttcaggatttccccaatgaatatgcatgagatctattagcatacaatgaaagcagtgcatgcaaatagacctcatgtatattcattggggaaatcctgaaaatccgactggactgcggccctcgagaaccgacattggacacccctgctctaagtaaACCACATCCAGTGCATGCCCTTGATCTAGTTTTCTGGTCATCCAATCATAGAAATTAATCACATCAAACTGAGGATAATTACATCTGAGTCTGATATCATTAGATAAAGGATGATCGTGAAATAATGAGGCTGATTCAGAGAAAGCCATATGGCTGATCCCAAGTCAGTTTTACTGTGCATTCATTTACAATTTTAGaccctttttttttgtctttgcctttaatttttttttttttaatcatttaaaaataattaagcaCAGGTCTTCATTTTAATGTAATTTTCAGTTCTctataatccccccccccttcctgtgaCAAATACAGGGTACTTCCATCCCCCTTCTCTTTTTAAAGGAAAAGCATGACCCTCCATTCACAGCCTACAGGTCAGATCGATGTTCAATCTTCATCAGTTCCATTTCAAAAATCAAAGTTGCTCCACCTGGAATTTTTGGCGGAGCTCCCCGGTCCCTGTAACCAAGCTCTGGAGGAATGACCAGTTTTCTCTTTTCACCCTCGGGAGACCTTGGTCCCAGCCCTTGATCACCTGCTCAGTTCCGTGAGTGAAAGTGAATAGCTGGTCACGAGACATAATGCTGTCAAATTTTGAGCCATCTTCCAGCTTGCCGGTATAGTGCATATACAGTATGATTTGATGGGGCAGTTATCCACATGTTTCTTCTTGCCCTCATTTCCGTGGCCCAGAGGATGAAGGAAAAAGTGGCCAGTGCTGGCCTCAATTTCATTGTGAGAATCTTCCCCCTCTCAGCACACTGTGtcctggtgccccccccccccccacgaaaatATACAGTCTGCACCACCGCTGTAGTCACCTCCTCCTTTTCAGCCAACTTCTGCTTCCCTTTTCggccatcttttactaagctgcggtagaagtttctaccactcttttactaagctgcagtagaagtttctaccatggcccagggtgctaaatattctgacactgctccgacgctcatatgaattctatgattGTTGAAGCAGCGTTGTAGCATTTAGTATCcagggccgcagtagaaacctctttcgtggcttagtaaaagtgagGAGGGGTAGGAAATTGAGCAAATGTAACTAGAAAGTCAAGGAGCAATCATGTGCAAAGGATTCAGGCAGCTCATATTTTCCCCAAGACTGCTGTCACTTTACTACCTTTTAACTTGCCTGTTGGAAAAATTCTTGAAAATGCAATAAATGTTATGAAGGATATTTCTTGATGGTAACAGATTATAGTTCTGAATGAAACTGAGATTTTTGTTTTAGATggctcttttttgttttttactgtaATTTAAGAGTCCCATTCTTCTTTATGACATAAATACAGTAGTACAATTGACAGTTTTCTGTTGTAAGCTACAGCAGCGCAGAGGGGGAAAAATTAGTAGCATGTCTGCTGCAACATTAACAAGCTTTACAAATTGCATGCTAAAAATAGAAAGCAGATCAGAGGTGaccttatttttctttctgtataGCAAGATGCAATTTTATTTCCACAGTATATTTTATCAATCAGTGTACTCGGCTATAACTCCTTTGTTTTGCAAAGTAGATGCAGCGATTATATTCTGGAAGTCTAAAGGGTGATATGCATTTTGTCTGTGTCCCTTATTAACACATGCTAACGTACATAGGGCTTGAGTATCCATTATCCTAAAATATCTATTGCTGAGAGATAACTAGTACCTACTGGTGTGGGCCCTAATTATACCCAAGGTTGTATTTTTAATAACCTTGCAAAGAGCCCAGCCAACCTGTCATTAATTTATGGCATAATAATTTTCCTTATGATAGAAGATCCCAGGGTTGATTTGGGAACAAACGTGGCATGTTGATCCCCCGCATCAAATTAATCAATATGTTTTGTTTGATGCTTCAGTGTTTTGCAGCAGCCTGAGGATGAAGGAATAAGTGCTGCAGCCAAATCTGGGCATGACAAACCTTGGAGGGACAAAGCCACTCATCCCAGCTTCATACTACACTGCAAAATCCCCTTAGACTTTTCACTCCAGCCACATTTTGAGAGATTTGCTTCTCCTACCTGCTTTTCTGATTTTAGTGTGAATGGTTTAACAGTGGTTCTGAATTGAAACTTATTAGTGAATGGAAATCCAAgccagggagaaagagagggaagtgtgtggcgcagtggttaaagctacagcctcagcaccccaaggtggtgggttcaaacccacactgttccttgtgaccctgggcaagttacttaatccccccattgacccaggc
The nucleotide sequence above comes from Geotrypetes seraphini chromosome 5, aGeoSer1.1, whole genome shotgun sequence. Encoded proteins:
- the LOC117361651 gene encoding LOW QUALITY PROTEIN: peptidyl-prolyl cis-trans isomerase FKBP2-like (The sequence of the model RefSeq protein was modified relative to this genomic sequence to represent the inferred CDS: inserted 1 base in 1 codon), whose product is MHYTGKLEDGSKFDSIMSRDQLFTFTHGTEQVIKGWDQGLXEGEKRKLVIPPELGYRDRGAPPKIPGGATLIFEMELMKIEHRSDL